The DNA sequence CTAGTTTTGTTCAACACCACGTATACAAATGCGAATCTCATGTCCAaagaacatgcacacatcactTTCTGTATTGTAATTCCTTTCCGATTTTAGAATCGGGTTTGGTGGACTACAACACTAACATGACTAACATCGATGACACTGATGCAATCCTAAAGAAACAAGCATTGAGTATATGTTTGTTTAACAAAAACAAGCTTGACAGAAAAAATTGTAATCCTATGATTGAAAGAAATATAATATTTGAGATTCCTTAAAATAGGGATAGTATTTCGGTTTTAAAGTAATCTCTGGGGAGGCATCGAATAAACTATGGTGGCCTAATTTTTTCCTTCGCCAATTTACACATAGCTTTCAACATTGTGCCAAAGATATGGCTAATTGTCTCTCCAGAGTACTTGAATATTTCTTGACCATCTCTATTACTTGCACCCCTTCCTACCATAAACAAGAACATTGCAAACTATTCATCTACTCTAACATAATGAATGTCTTCCAACCAACTTTTTATGTCTCATTAGAGTATATACGTTTAGGAAAACATGCCATTCTACAACAACatactcaaccttatcccaacaaaCTAGGGTCGACTATATGGATCGGtgcaaaaacaaaataggaggaatgaaagtgaaaggaaaaaagCACAACACCAACAAGTCAAgaaaatctcaactaaatgggtcagctacatgaatccttgccctccaatcagctctctttgaggtcatacttggaacAAGACCAAGACTATGCATTTTATTCCTCACTACGTCTCCTATGGTAATTTTAGGCTTGCGCCTAGAtcttttaactccttcaatcggaatcatatcatttctccttactggggcatcttcaggcctcctttgaacatgaccataccatctcaaacaactttctcgaaGCTTGCCATTGAtcagggcaactcccaaattagctctaatatgtttattccttactttatccttcttatttTTGCCACACTTCCACCTTAACATCCTCACCTCTGCTACACATAACTGCTTTGTATAATATTTCTTAACTACTCAACATTTTGtacatacatcatagccggtcgtggaacagtcctatagaattttcttttgagctttaaaggaatacatcagTTGATCCTGAATTATTGATAGCATCGGTCTATATGTCCATTCAATATCTCGTAAACTACCATCCTTACAATGTTCTCCAGTATTGAGTACAACATTGATCAATGGTACAAATGCAACAATGAGGAAATCATCATCCTCAGTCGATGAATCATTTAGCATATTGTAATTTGATGCCATAACTGCAACACATtaacaataaattaaaaaacaaatcatgcaaaataaagttcaacaacaacaaaaattataaggaaaaaaaaaaatgcaaaacctAAAATCCATACATGATTTGAAAAAATCCAACCATCCAACATCCAACCATCCAACATCATTCTAATGATGGCATAAACAGTAAATCATCAAGCATCATCCcaaataaaacttaaaaagtTTATCATCCCATATCAGTACCACACACAGAACATCACATCATCTTCATGACTCTAACATCTTTAGCAACCAAGTCCTTCTTTCAGGAATGGATACAATGAATGCTAGTCTCCATTTTGGGTCCTCCCATATACGTTTGAGAGCCTTCATGTATAACTCCTTTGGCACATCAGGTATGGTGTCCAGCAAAGTATGACAGGCAGCTGTGCTGTAGTCAATACTCCTTGAGGGAGGAGCAGAAGGAGGTGCAGATGTGGCAGAGGAACTGCCCGCCCTTTCCATTTTCCAAGCAAAATATTTTCCCATGGACTTCAATGCATTTACGACATCTGCGGTCAAAGTAACCCTTTTAACTTCAAACTCTGCATAGAATGATCAATCCTACATAAGAGTGCCTACGATGCTTTAGTATTCTCATAAACAAAATAACTTCATTTCTTCGATCACCTCAATTAAAGTTGTTCCCATAGATCTAAGTGAGCTGCTCAAAGTGGCATTTTCACATCCACATGGAAGTAAATAGAACTCATACTTCTTCTCAATAATGTCCCAAAACATAAACAAGATTCAGTCTCTGAATAACTGGACCCAGATCACAAACAAGATTCTGGTCATTTGGGCAACTTTCAACTGATTTTAGATCCTCTAGACTTATATGGTCACCTAACCAATAAATCACCCTTAACTGTTAAGTCATACCCTTATACCTTACGAGGAAGAGATTATTTCACCAACCCACATATGGGTGTGAGAGAAACAGGGAGGGAGCTACATGCTAAAGTCAGCGAGATGATGGACCAGCAGATTAAAGTTTGAAATACGGTTCACACCCAAAGTGACAATTTAAATATGAGCATTCCACCAATAAGAATTATTGCACTTTCTGACATTCTTCATTTGCAATTCCAGTCACTGATAGATGGAAATGAAAAACAGAGAAACCATTATCAAAAAATTTGACAAGGGGAAACATCATTTTTCTATTCCGAATCGacaaaatgaaaagagaagacTTCAAACTCCACATGAAAAACAAGGTGAACAATTCAAAGGGGGAAAACACAACAGAGGAATCCAAATCCGGCAGGTCTAAGCTGGAACAATTAACAACTAAAGAACGATATAGAACATCAACTAAATTCAAAATGACATttagcaaacaaaaaaaatccataagttACCTTCGCCAATTTCAAATTCCTCAAATTCATCATCGTCTTCAAAAAGATCAATCTTGGCATCCTCAGACACAACCTTGGATTCCGTCGCCATTTCAAACAGGAAACAGAAAGCTACAGGGAAACCCTAAAAACGATTTTGGCTTCAAGCACGGAAGGAATCGCTTCCAAAGAAGTCAAAACAAAAGAGTGACAGTGAATGGAGTTTCGACTTGGGTACACGAGGTAATGgcagggtgtcaatcggtcggttcgatttgatttcggTGGGCTGAATCGGTTTCGATctaagaatgagggagaccaaaatcaatccattaaggaacttcggttttgattttggtcctatttgattttgatttatttcagttttttaataTCAGGTTAATACCAGTTTAGATCAGTTTATTGGGTTTGAAgcataatgaaatcttatattcatataacttatagtgataagatttgataaaaaaacactttaaatttgtgattaaatcatggtttattgttgtaagagaaagataactaatattgaaccAAGGAATAACAAATTACCAataagataactaatattgaaatcacagaATAAACCCTATTattaatcattcatttaactatccaactagttttgtatagtaaacaaggaaatcaatgaaagcattattacaatttacaaatcaatttttctattcataacctaatattcaatgatttgcaACAATTCTCCTTAGAATAAAAATTTTTCTCACTAacattgtaaaaaatggatggtcaattcatcaatttattatctcataatcatttatttttgtatcggttttattcagtttggttttggtttgaatatTGGTCGGTTCGATTTGGACCAGTTGAACAgttcaaaaccaatccaataaggatcgatttggttcaatttggattttaccggttcgagctaggttttgacacccataGGTAATGGCTTCAGATTTGGGTCCAGAACCAGGAACCGGGAATCGAAACCAACCCGCTATGAATCGGAAACAACCCAtgtaataacatttttttttttggtaagaccCATGTAATAACTATGGAACTTGAACCGGAAATAACCCATGTAataacctttttcttttggtaaaaccCATGTAATAACTATGGAACTTGAACAAATCCACTGATTGTCAGAAGGAAGCTCTCGTGGATAAAAATGCATACTAGAAGGTGTCTTTTCAAGATTTTGTGTTTTATGGCAAGCAAAAGATGGAAATTAGGGTCACAACTGTTGCGCCATTCCCTCTAAACAATTTGTTTGCAGCGAATCTAGACAGTCGAATCCTAGATGGTAGTATAAATGAAGAAGACATGCTGGAACAAAAATCCACTCTTCGAGAGAATGGCCTGTCAGAACTTGAAAATGGTGACAATCAACAACAATAACTCAGCTTTGTGGATAGGATTTCCCTCTATAAAGCTTAGGGagcagagagtgatcccacgatTGGAGCAACCTCAGGACGTGTGCCCAGGTCCTCCAGCTATGGGGATCACTTTCTGGTCCCTGAATTCTATGAAGAGAAGTTGGATTCCAATTttgtcccaactaaatggaatGGGATAAATATGAAATTTCTCACGTACTCCACGCATAACACATCTAATATTTAttcctaatttatttatttatttgagttTTAAAATTTGTACTCTTAAGTTTTATTTTAACAAATAACAATAGCAAATGGAGAGATAactaagatgatgatgatgatgaaaataaCATGACCATAAAACGTGCTATTGCAATAACcaataatatttttcctttGCCTCATGGAGTGGTGATCGGGTCAATTTATTCTTAATCCAAATCATAGGATAAATAAAGCAATTCTTAACTTTTGTACATTTCAAAATATTGAGGTCCATCTTAATCATAGGGATAACTATTTACATGTAGTGAAaagtactaaacaccccgtttgagtggcccaaggtgtaaGGATCCTCTGTCGCATAACAAGCTGTGTAGTGTAAATTCAAGGATTGGGAGCACCTTGGACTACGCATCTAGGCCTTGGACTGCATGTCTAGTTGTGACACTAATTaacctctttttattttattatttatttatgactttggtgaaaatattttataaatacaaATGGGAGAGGGGCTCCTAAGCAAACAGTATAGACGAGCACACAAATGAGGTGAGATAGAACGGTTTCAGACATAGGAGGACAGTAAAGTCATTTCATATGTGcatgtgtatgagagagagagagagagagagagagagagagagagagagagattattttatttatttatttttttaaagaaagaagaagataaattaAAGTAAAGAGTTAAATACATTGTCATCCGGGTTACACGTAGACATAAAAAGTTTTGTTAACCATAGCATTGTAAGCtaatttggcaaaaaaaaaaatcacctcaTTCATAGGCCTAAGTCAAAAAGAAAGGTTAGGAAGAGTACTATAGACATCAAGTAAGAGAGGAACTACACTCCAAGGCCATGAGGTGGTTGTAAGGTCAAAAATAGATGTCGTAACTCTTTAAAATTGTTCCAAACTTCCTTGATACTCCATCCTTTCAATTGCGCCTACTGCACCCCAAGTAGGAAACCCCTGGAGCTTGCTTCAACTGAATTTTCTGTCATCAGGTAATCGATTGTGAATGAGATACAATTtcctttatataaaaaataaatggccCAATCAGAGATATTAAGACCTGAATTAGATACAATtgcctttaccaaaaaagaattagATACAATTGCACAAATCATAATAACAAAATCCAGATTTGAAAAAGTAATTTAACAGGTTCATGAGAGAGATCTATTACACCCCCCATCCCCAAAAGTATTAGGTTGGACTGTTGGAATTCATTAAAAAAGAGTGTGAGATTCGATATTGGAAAACTATTACAATTGGCTACGAGTGGATATGTTGAAGCTTAGTGGTTGAAATGAGTTTTCGTAATAGCCAActgaaaaaaacaaacaaaatgaaGTTAACTTCAACCAAAAAGTTTTAAGACATTAACGCAAGTTGGAATTTGACCCAACTGGCCACGGTCCAAACCATCACGCCAGCTAGGTTGGCACCTTCAACATGAACTGTATTGGACTAGGGTATAACTTGAGCATGCGACCAATGTTCTTGAAAATCTACTATATCTCATTGTAGTTGCCTTCTTGTtgcctattttcttttcttcggaGAGAGGGTTTCCCACACTGCAATGTGAAGAGAATCTACACACCACACCAATGGATGTTCCAAAAAAAGATAATCATCCATAACTCCAAATGGCACCCGAGAGAAAATCATGTGAGGGGGAAACTACACACCAGCATCGTGGCAATCTTTTTTGCTATTTTCTTGTTGTTGCCTAGTTAATTTGTACACTTGGTGCACCCCTTCTCCAACCCCCTTTTTCCGTGATGCAGCTCTGTTTGACTTCAATGGAGCCTCTACAAGATATGTTTTAGGTTGCTAAATGAAGAGGCTCATGACTAGTGAAGTTTTTGAAATGCATGTGTGAGGAGTAAAAATATGCAATAGTGGGAATCTCATAAAGTGTGAAAGATGCATTAGAAATGAGGGGTTAGGGAAGTTAAGAGTACATTACATGAGTGGTTAGTAGCTTTCGTGGTCAAATGAGAGGTCCCCATCATCAAATCTTGCATTGTTTAATCAACTTAAAATTTACAAAACATTGACTTTAGTGATTCAAATACTCATCCATTTGAAAACTAAGCATCTCCCAGGACCATAAACTATGCTTCTCCTCGAATAACTGAACCACTTACACACGGTTAGTCCAGACAGCGAATCATCCCAAATCAGTACTACATCATCTTCACAACTCTAACATCTCTAGCAGCCAAGTCCTTCTTTCAGGAATGACTACAATGAATGATTGCCTCCATTTTGGGTCCTCCAGTATACGTTTGAGAGCCTTCTTGTACAACTCCTCTGGCACATTAGGTAGGGTTTCCAGCAAAGCAAGACAGGCAGTTATGCTGTAGTCAACACTATCTGAGGGAGGAGCAGAAGGAGGTGCAGATCTTTCCATTCTCCAATTTAAGTACTTTGAAAGGGACTTCAATCCATTTGAAACATCTGCAGTCAAAGTACCCTTTTTTAA is a window from the Macadamia integrifolia cultivar HAES 741 chromosome 5, SCU_Mint_v3, whole genome shotgun sequence genome containing:
- the LOC122080344 gene encoding uncharacterized protein LOC122080344 isoform X1 — translated: MATESKVVSEDAKIDLFEDDDEFEEFEIGEDVVNALKSMGKYFAWKMERAGSSSATSAPPSAPPSRSIDYSTAACHTLLDTIPDVPKELYMKALKRIWEDPKWRLAFIVSIPERRTWLLKMLES
- the LOC122078933 gene encoding uncharacterized protein LOC122078933, producing MSTESKTVTEDSQTDLSEDDDESEEFEIDEEYAEDVSNGLKSLSKYLNWRMERSAPPSAPPSDSVDYSITACLALLETLPNVPEELYKKALKRILEDPKWRQSFIVVIPERRTWLLEMLEL